Below is a window of Allomuricauda ruestringensis DSM 13258 DNA.
ACCTGTTGAAGATGACGATCAAAACACCAACTATTTTTCCAATGCACAATATAGCAATGTCAATCAACGATATTTACAGAATACATCTGGTTACAACAGCAAGTTCACTTTAAATTTCGCCAGCCAGTATAAAGAAGATTTGTATTTAGGTGCATCTGTAAATTTCCATAACGTGTTGTATGATAGAATTACGTATTTGGACGAGGAAGGATATGATGCGGAATCACCCGTCCAATACACCTCTTTCGACAATTTATTGCACACGGAAGGTTATGGTTTCTCCTTTAGTTTGGGTGCCATTGCCAAAGTAAACCAATCCATTCGAGTGGGTGGTAGCTACCAGTCACCTACTTGGTATACCCTAACGGATGATACTTCGCAGCGCATCAATTCCAATTTGGCGGTATCGGATATCGACTTCATCAACTTTGGTATTATAAACCTTTATGATGAATACAAGATAAAAACACCAGAAAAGTTTATTGGTAGCGTGGCATTGGTTTTTGGGCAAGACGGCCTCATCAGCTTGGATTACTCCTATCAAGATATGTCCAAAGCAGAGCTTAGGCCCACTTCCGACCCCAGTTTTGCCGCAGAGAATGATTTTATTGCAGGCACTTTGGGCGCAGTCAACTCCTATCGTTTAGGAGGGGAATATAGGATAGACCTAGTTAGTCTTAGGGCAGGTTACCGATTTGAAGAAAGTCCTTATGCCGACAGTGATTTTGTTGGTGACCTAAATGGTTTTTCCGCAGGTATTGGTTACAATTTTGGGGCAAGCCGCTTGGATTTGGCCTACAGTAGAACCGAGCAAGATGTGAATTCCTATTTCTTTGATGGAGGGATTGATAGTGCTGCCCTAATAAACAGAATAAACACCAATATCTCTCTAGGATATACTTTAAAATTCTAAAGCACAGAAAAAGAAAATATAATGCAAGGCTGGAAGAAATTCCGGCCTTTTTTATCGAACCAACGAAAAGTGCCGCCGAACAGATTTGGCTACTAAAATGCCCTCATCATCACGCTCATACTCCAAACGGAACCAATAGTCAGAGGAAGGCATATCCCTTCCATTATAGGTTCCATCCCACCCTACGTTCACATTTATTTGTTTTAAAAGCTTGCCATAGCGATCAAAAATGTAAACCACAGGGTTAGCTAATTCCTCTACCCCGTAAACGGTCCAATTGTCGTGAAATCCATCACTATTGGGCGTAAAGAATTTTGGATAACCTACTACTAAAAATTCTTCGGGCTCGGATGTTCCACAGCCATTCTTATCGTTGATCACTACAGTGTTTAACCCAGGAGGAACATCTCTAAAAATAGGGTCGTCCTGAAACTCTCCTCCATTAATGGCATATTCATAGTTGCCGTCCCCAACGGGAACAATCTCCACATTGTATGGGTCGGTCTGGTCACTGTGCACAAAATCGTCGATTACTCTAACTTCATCCAGTTCTGGAGTACCGTAAAAAGTAATTAATACATCATCATCCCAAGTTTCTCCCTCATTATTCGTAACAATAGCATAATATCGACCAGAGTTTGGACTAGAAACAACATATTCCGTTTGACCAGGACTTGTTGGCAAGACCTCTAAGTTACCGTTATCTTCCCGGTCTACAACCCAAGAAACATCAGCAATATTTGGCCCAAAAGGCGAGTTCAAAACTGACAAAGTGATATCCGGATCGCCTTCGCAAGCCACAATATCAAACCCTAAAAATTCATCCCGAAGGGTACAATCCAATGCACTATCTTGATCTTCATCTACCGAAGTTCCTGTAAAAGTCAAAACAAAAGACTCTGGCTCTTCATCAAAATTGGTATTGTAATTATTAATGTACAAATAGTAGATTTCCCCTTCCCTAACATTCAACCATTCATCATAAGTGTTCTGACTCCCCTTTACAAACGGTGCCCCTTCTCG
It encodes the following:
- a CDS encoding OmpP1/FadL family transporter — translated: MKRISTFIMVLACTFASSQTIDDVLRYSTENIQGTARFQAMGGAFGALGGDLSALNVNPAGSAVFNFSELSITGSNYHRNNDALYGNTLSNTTANSLDFNQVGGVFVFNSSTDSPWKKIALAFNYDMVQNFDNEFIASGNTSVGIDNYFLNFAQGEPLGPLRTQEGEFIEDAYLDIGANLGYSAQQAFLGFQAGIIEPVEDDDQNTNYFSNAQYSNVNQRYLQNTSGYNSKFTLNFASQYKEDLYLGASVNFHNVLYDRITYLDEEGYDAESPVQYTSFDNLLHTEGYGFSFSLGAIAKVNQSIRVGGSYQSPTWYTLTDDTSQRINSNLAVSDIDFINFGIINLYDEYKIKTPEKFIGSVALVFGQDGLISLDYSYQDMSKAELRPTSDPSFAAENDFIAGTLGAVNSYRLGGEYRIDLVSLRAGYRFEESPYADSDFVGDLNGFSAGIGYNFGASRLDLAYSRTEQDVNSYFFDGGIDSAALINRINTNISLGYTLKF
- a CDS encoding T9SS type B sorting domain-containing protein; translated protein: MRALFSAICCLLFPIAVSAQNSPDCRTAIPVCADAPIMGTTDGSGDIDDFDPEVITQTGCLEKGSVSSANIENNTEWYVFRAGTDGQIGFDIEALPVNSGGTITAEWDFALYGPFDETSNENYCTIIGDGSAQPIRCNYEYNDTGFTGIGVNPVDGREGAPFVKGSQNTYDEWLNVREGEIYYLYINNYNTNFDEEPESFVLTFTGTSVDEDQDSALDCTLRDEFLGFDIVACEGDPDITLSVLNSPFGPNIADVSWVVDREDNGNLEVLPTSPGQTEYVVSSPNSGRYYAIVTNNEGETWDDDVLITFYGTPELDEVRVIDDFVHSDQTDPYNVEIVPVGDGNYEYAINGGEFQDDPIFRDVPPGLNTVVINDKNGCGTSEPEEFLVVGYPKFFTPNSDGFHDNWTVYGVEELANPVVYIFDRYGKLLKQINVNVGWDGTYNGRDMPSSDYWFRLEYERDDEGILVAKSVRRHFSLVR